From Kiritimatiellales bacterium:
TGCCGGTGCCGGTGTCACGAATGGAAATACAGACGAACGAACCGGGGCGGCCGGCGGGCATTGCGGCAGCGGCTTCAGGCTCGAGCGTGATGTTTTCTGTGGCGATGAGCAGATCGCCTCCGGCCGGCATGGCATCGCGCGCGTTCAGGGCGAGGTTCATGACAATCTGTTTTATCTGATCATAGTCCGCGTGAACCGGATAGAGTTCCGGCGACAGATGAAACGTGCAGTTAATGCTGGTACCAAGCAGGCGGAGCAGCGGTTCGGTTTCGCGAATCGGAACATTGAGATCAATCTGCCGTTTGCCGCCCGGTCCGGCGCGGCTGAATGACAGCAGCTGGCGCGTTACTCCGGCGGCGTGCCGGGCGGCTTTTTGAATCTCCAGCGCGTTTTTCTGTTCCGGTGTGCCGTCTTTCAGCCGCCGCAGCAGCAGGTCGCTGAAGCCGAGAATGGCCTGCATCACATTGTTGAAATCATGCGCGACGCCGCCGGCGAGCTGTCCGACAGCATCCATCCGCTGATTCTGCAGGAAGGCGTTTTCAAACTGCTTTTTAACAGCGGCCTGTTCCGCCGTGCGCTGTTGAACTCTGTTTTTAAGCCGTGCAGCGCGCGTGGAAAAAACGGCAGTAAGAACCGTTAAGAGCAGCGTCAGCGCCGTCCCGGCCACCAACGTTAGAGTTGATATATGTTTGATACTGTGCAATTCAGTAGATGCGAAAAACAGATTGTGCAGCCGCCGGTATTCCGGCAGGTGCATATCATCCGCATGAAACGAAAATTTTCGCGCAGCCGGCGGCAAAATCGCCGTCGTCGCCGCATACGCCTGCCGGCCGGGCTCGCGCCGCAGCGGTTCTTTCGTGCACTGACCGTAAGCGCGACCGACCCCGAGTGCCGCCGGCGCCAGAATCAGTATCAGACCGGCATACATTCCGGCACACCGGAACTTTTTCATCTGCTTCAACAGACCGGAGCTTGCTGTTGTTTTCATGAACTTCATTTTCCGGCATGGAACATAGCCCTGTTTTCTCCGGAAATGAACAGCAAAATCATGCGAACCGAACAGATGCAACGCAACTTCTGGATGCGCGTTTCCGGCAGTTGGATATACAATCAGAAAATCCCTGCAAAAAATCAAAGGGTGTCAAAAAATATTTCGGGAGGGATGACGTTGATTCCGTCTATATACATTTTCGTGATTATTTTGCCGCTTCTGCAAAAAATCCGTTTCTAACAGGCACATCAGTGCTTATACTGATGGCTGTTCAATTGATAGAGATGAGTTCCGAACCAAAATCTGAAAAAAGTTTAACCATCGATCCGTGCATTGCACATTTTCTGCAGTTTCTGCAGGGCGAGAAAAATGCATCGGTGCATACGGTAACGAACTATCTGAATGATATAAATCAATTCATTCAATTGATCTGGGGCGATGAACTACAGCCGCCGTACCGGTGGAAAGATGCAGACCGTTTTTCCGCGCGCAAATTTCTGGTGGAATTTCAAAAGCTGGAGATGGAACCCGCAACAACCCGCCGGAAACTTTCCGCGCTGCGTTCGTTTTATAAATTTCTGGTGCGCGAAGAATATGTACCGAACAATCCATTCAGCGGGCTGCTCCTGCCGAAAAAAGGCAGTTACCTGCCGGCAGTTTTGTCTGCCGGTGAAGTGGACCAGCTGCTCGCCGCACCGCGTGAAATGGGAAAAGCGGAAAAGAAAAAGACTATTTTTGATGAATATATTCCGGTGCGCGACACCGCAATTCTGGAAGTGCTTTACAGCACCGGTATGCGGGTCGGCGAGCTGGTATCGCTGACCGAAGACCGGATTGAAATTCTTTCCGGTGTTGTGCGCGTGCATGGCAAAGGAAATAAGGAGCGGCTTTGTCCGCTGGGACGCCCCGCAGAAACTGCATTGCAGAATGCATTGTCGATGCGCGCCGAAGTCTGGAACTCGCTCGGGATTCCCGGCGATCGCCGGAATGTAATTTTTTTGAATAAACACGGCGGAAAAATTACGGCGCGTTCGATTGAACGGATGATGAAAAAATATGTTGTATACTGCGGATTAAAACCAACGGTTTCACCGCATACACTGCGGCACAGTTTTGCCACGCACATGCTGGACAACGGTGCCGATCTGCGCAGCGTTCAGGAACTGCTGGGACATTCAAGCTTGTCTACCACGCAAATCTACACGCACGTTTCCATTGAAAAACTAAAACGTGTTTATGAGACTGCTCATCCGCGCGCATAAAAAAACTCAGTTGTGATAAACAGTCACGAAAATACGGTTCATGCCGTTTGCACAGTTCATCCACCGCAATCGCGTTATGATCGCAACCGGCACGCACGTTCGGACATGCAGCATGTTCAAAAGTTTACGTTTTCATATTGTATTCCGGCGCGAAAAGCGGTTGTGCTTCGCAGAGATTCAGCAGCACGGGATAAAGATCGTCATCCCGGTGATTGAAACGGTATTCGCACTCTTTGAGATGCATGATAAATTTATTTACATCCATAGCATGAAATTTTAAAAACCGGCGGTATATTCTCCTCCAGAATTCCTCGATATCAGTAATAAGCGCGGAATGCTCGTGCAGGTGATACAGCCGGCACTGTTTATTACCGAAATGAATCTCAGCATGAGATCTGTTTTGAATCACACTGTCGCCGGCCGACAGTGTATAGACTTTCCCGTCGCACCAGACCACCCCGAAAACTGAATGTTCTTTGCCGGGGTCCGCAGCAGCAGTGCCGATCAACGGACTCTCCTGCTCGCACAGCGCAACAACCCGCTTCCGCAGTGCAATAAAAATCCGTTCGATAATATTCCGGCTGATGCTGGTAAACATTGCACTTTTAGAAACATTAATATCCATTGAAAAACATTTTATTACTTTTTTGAATTCTGCCTCGGAAAGCACAGACCGGTATATATATTTGTTTTTCATAATGATCAATCCGGAGCGGGACGATGCGGCATGCCCTGTTTCCCCTCAAACCTTGTTTCGTCAGACGTTCCATTATTTTTGAAAGACTTGATCAGCATAATGAATATAACCGCGCATGCAATCAGGAACTTTTGAGACCTTTTCCATCACTTGATTGTGCTGACATCTTAAAGTTGCTTTTACGTTGAGAGGTTAAACTGTGAAAATTTCCGGCGCGGAAGGTCGATGACTTTCATTAAACCTGTTCAGGTGCTTTGCGTGTACGATTTTCTGAATTCGCGCGGTGCAATTCCGGTATACTGCTTGAATTGCCGTGAAAAAAATAGACGGATGAATAACCCAGCCGCTCGGCAATTTGGCCGATGGTCAAACTGGATGTGAGCAGATAATTTTGCGCGCGTTCGATGCGAGCGGTGACGATGTTGTAATTCCCCCGCCATTCCGGCAGGAATCCTGTTCGCCGGGATTGGCTTTGACGGCGGTGCAAAGAGGTGTGTGAGCGGCTCATTAATAAACTGCGCCGATGATCCGCTCCGGCGGCGGTTGTGTATGCCGGGGCTGGATCACCGCTACCGGTGGAAGTTCCGCTTGAAAATGATCATTTCTACATTCGCAAAGTCTGGGAAATCATAGTGCATGAAAAACGTCGGCAGCCGGTTCTTTTTTCAAAAAGCCTTGTTCAGAGCACAGTGTTTGAGGTAAGCTTGCCGGTATAATTAAAGGATTGAATTATGGCTTCGAGCGATATTTATGAAATTAAAGAAAATCCGCGGGCGAAACCGGTCAAGTCGAACCGTTTCCGGCGCCACCGGCGCGAAAAAACATTTTCTGAAGCCACTGAAGAAATTTCGTTGAATCATAAACGCCGGAGCAAAAACAGCGGGTTCCGGCGTTTCCGGCATCAAATGAAAAAGCCGGGCTACAGCCGCCGGTTCTGGCTGATTACAATTGGCATTATTACTACGGCAGTGCTTGCTATCTTTATCTGGGATCAGTTTTTCCGTTACCCGGAAGAAGCAGAACGTATGCCGGGACAGGAAAAATTTTATCACCGTATTCCGCGGTACGACTGAAAAGAGAGACACGAAATTTAAGACCGGCAAAAGAGGGTTTTAAATTTCAGGTTTACCGCTTTGCTGCCCCGGCGTTGTCGAGCCCTTCTTCGCTTTAAATCAGGTTCTGATATTCAAGCCTTCCGTCAACCCTCGTTCCAGTTTTTAAACAAATCGTTGAAAAAGCTGTTGGTTTTCTGCTGCCATGTTTTCCAAAACGGCTGCGGTTTTGCGGCGTACGGCGGCGGACTGACTTCAATATCAGGTTCATCAAGCGTAACCCACTGCCGCTGCGCATGCATCATTGCCACGGACCGGTATTCTGCTCCGGCGGCCTGATAGATAAAAATTGCGATCAGAATTAAAATCCAATTCCACGTCATCAGTCCGAAAACTCCAAATACAACCGCCATAATTTTCCCGATGCGCACGGCAAGTCCGGTGGCCTTTAACAGTCCGAGTTTCGGCGTCATCACCGCACGAAAAATGCGTCCGCCGTCCATCGGAAACGACGGCAGCAGATTGAAGAGGCAGAGCATCAAATTAATTCCGGCGAGCGAAGCCAGCAGCGGGCTGACCGGTGCCAGAAAAATAAAAAACACAAACAGCAGAAAACTCGTTACCGGACCGGCGAGTGCAATGAGCAGCTCACTTTTGGCGCTGGTCGGCAGTCCGCTCATTTTGGCAACACCGCCGATCGGCAGCAGCAGGATTTCATGTACACGGCAGCCTTTTTTGATTGCAACCCATGAATGGCCGAGTTCATGTGCAGCAACGCAGCCAAAAAGGCCGGCGGCCAGCAGAACGCCGTACAATCCGCTGGCAAATGCAATTAGAATCAGCAGAATGATCAATGTAATGTGAATACGAATCGGAATTCGCATTACAGTGGTCAATAAATAGGAAGATTTAATCATATGCGGAGTTTCGGCGGTGGCGGGGAAACTGTCAAGGCACAATGGAAACAGCAGGCGGTAAATTAAAATTATCCTGCTGTAAATT
This genomic window contains:
- a CDS encoding site-2 protease family protein; translation: MLKIYSRIILIYRLLFPLCLDSFPATAETPHMIKSSYLLTTVMRIPIRIHITLIILLILIAFASGLYGVLLAAGLFGCVAAHELGHSWVAIKKGCRVHEILLLPIGGVAKMSGLPTSAKSELLIALAGPVTSFLLFVFFIFLAPVSPLLASLAGINLMLCLFNLLPSFPMDGGRIFRAVMTPKLGLLKATGLAVRIGKIMAVVFGVFGLMTWNWILILIAIFIYQAAGAEYRSVAMMHAQRQWVTLDEPDIEVSPPPYAAKPQPFWKTWQQKTNSFFNDLFKNWNEG
- a CDS encoding ATP-binding protein, producing MKTTASSGLLKQMKKFRCAGMYAGLILILAPAALGVGRAYGQCTKEPLRREPGRQAYAATTAILPPAARKFSFHADDMHLPEYRRLHNLFFASTELHSIKHISTLTLVAGTALTLLLTVLTAVFSTRAARLKNRVQQRTAEQAAVKKQFENAFLQNQRMDAVGQLAGGVAHDFNNVMQAILGFSDLLLRRLKDGTPEQKNALEIQKAARHAAGVTRQLLSFSRAGPGGKRQIDLNVPIRETEPLLRLLGTSINCTFHLSPELYPVHADYDQIKQIVMNLALNARDAMPAGGDLLIATENITLEPEAAAAMPAGRPGSFVCISIRDTGTGISNKVKERLFEPFFTTKGIDQGTGLGLAVVYGIVKDAGGWITILTELGSGTTFNVYLPADHVEETGVNPSPGICAVEEKSILILSDDCAAGSPAGPALTSAGYKTATVGTVKEALQTVARSSGFDLFICAAALPDKTVIELVHQLHEKNLNMPVLFISRDHTPVLREELDHNEYYFLQKPFSIPGLLNVVYTALKKSADKKDLRHGSYSDHRRQ
- a CDS encoding tyrosine recombinase XerC, with protein sequence MSSEPKSEKSLTIDPCIAHFLQFLQGEKNASVHTVTNYLNDINQFIQLIWGDELQPPYRWKDADRFSARKFLVEFQKLEMEPATTRRKLSALRSFYKFLVREEYVPNNPFSGLLLPKKGSYLPAVLSAGEVDQLLAAPREMGKAEKKKTIFDEYIPVRDTAILEVLYSTGMRVGELVSLTEDRIEILSGVVRVHGKGNKERLCPLGRPAETALQNALSMRAEVWNSLGIPGDRRNVIFLNKHGGKITARSIERMMKKYVVYCGLKPTVSPHTLRHSFATHMLDNGADLRSVQELLGHSSLSTTQIYTHVSIEKLKRVYETAHPRA